A stretch of Monomorium pharaonis isolate MP-MQ-018 chromosome 7, ASM1337386v2, whole genome shotgun sequence DNA encodes these proteins:
- the LOC105830525 gene encoding adiponectin receptor protein: protein MSHYEDVIMEAKEKEESLSVDSVIGVRHRIPWSDRVLLNSEIPGLHEVKELLDDDDASCLAEEEDGVGCPLPSTPEDDHLLDCEMTEVLKAGVLSDEIDLGALAHNAAEQAEEFVRKVWEASWKQCHFRNLPRWLQDNDFLHAGHRPPLPSFYVCFKSIFRIHTETGNIWTHLLGCVAFIGIAIFFLTQPPIEIQLEEKLVFGTFFAGAIICLGMSFAFHTVHCHSECVGKLFSKLDYCGIAMLIMGSFVPWLYYGFYCDYQPKLIYLSVVVVLGITSIVVSLWERFGEPNYRPLRAGVFMGFGLSGVIPAVHYAVAEGWFKAISQASLGWLILMGCLYILGALFYALRVPERFFPGKFDIWFQSHQIFHVLVIAAAFVHYHGITEMAMYRMTIGDCTNPSQVLAF, encoded by the exons ATGTCGCATTATGAGGATGTCATAATGGaagcgaaagagaaagaagagagttTATCAGTGGACTCGGTAATAGGAGTGCGACATCGTATCCCATGGAGTGATCGTGTGCTACTAAATAGTGAGATACCTGGTTTACATGAGGTTAAAGAATTATTGGACGACGACGATGCAAGTTGCCTGGCAGAAGAGGAGGATGGCGTTGGCTGTCCGTTGCCTTCAACGCCAGAAGACGACCATCTTCTGGACTGTGAG ATGACTGAAGTGTTGAAGGCAGGAGTACTGAGTGATGAAATTGATCTAGGTGCATTAGCGCATAACGCAGCAGAGCAAGCTGAGGAATTTGTGCGAAAG GTATGGGAAGCATCGTGGAAACAGTGTCATTTTAGAAATCTGCCAAGATGGTTACAAGATAATGATTTCTTACACGCTGGCCACAGGCCACCGTTACCTTCGTTTTATGTGTGCTTTAAAAGCATTTTTCGAATTCACACAGAAACTGGCAATATTTGGACACATTTACTAG gcTGCGTTGCCTTTATTGGTATagctatattttttctaacacAGCCTCCTATAGAAATACAATTGGAGGAGAAATTGGTATTTGGTACCTTCTTTGCTGGTGCTATAATTTGCCTAGGAATGTCATTTGCCTTTCACACAGTTCATTGCCACAGCGAATGCGTGGGAAAGCTATTTTCAAAACTAGATTATTGTGGCATAGCTATGCTTATTATGGGTAGTTTTGTACCATGGCTTTATTACGGATTTTATTGCGATTATCAACCTAAGCTAATCTATTTGTCTGTGGTGGTTGTCCTTGGTATAACCAGTATCGTAGTTTCGCTATGGGAGCGATTCGGCGAACCAAACTATCGTCCGCTTAGAGCTGGAGTTTTTATGGGTTTTGGACTTAGCGGG GTAATACCAGCTGTACATTACGCTGTGGCCGAGGGTTGGTTCAAGGCAATTAGCCAAGCATCTCTCGGATGGTTGATACTGATGGGatgtttgtatatattagGCGCGTTATTTTATGCTTTAAGGGTACCTGAACGTTTTTTCCCAGGAAAATTTGACATTTGG tTTCAGAGTCATCAAATCTTCCATGTATTAGTAATTGCAGCTGCTTTTGTTCATTATCATGGTATTACGGAAATGGCAATGTATAGAATGACAATAGGGGACTGCACAAATCCATCGCAGGTGTTGGCTTTTTAA
- the LOC105830527 gene encoding tRNA-uridine aminocarboxypropyltransferase 1 isoform X2, which produces MMEYIVENPTDELSELEKKQRMIDRAPFDGLRIKDTSTLELVQFRSTCDLCHKSRKFFCYTCYHPVIPSLYFPRVKLPIKIDIIKHPREIDGKSTAVHAAILAPTDVKIYTYPDFPEILNKEETILVFPCKDNTKNISVEDLFSRKVEKCGASVETPETVFPIRRAIFIDSTWQQTRSIYKDQRLRELRCVVLKSRISQFWRHQKKSPRWYLATIEAIHQFLVELHTCALGVDEDYNKCDALVTSYLDRNIINSDNIEIMQKYNGQYDNLLYFFKFMYDKIHSMYNHNKLQAYKRPLA; this is translated from the exons ATGATGGAGTACATCGTCGAAAATCCTACCGATGAACTGTCGGAGCTGGAGAAGAAACAGAGGATGATCGACAGAGCACCTTTTGATGGACTGAGAATTAAAGATACCAGTACTCTGGAGCTGGTCCAGTTTAGAAGTACATGTGACTTGTGTCACAAATCGCGGAAATTTTTCTGCTACACCTGCTACCACCCTGTCATCCCAAGCTTATATTTTCCACGAGTGAAG ctACCAATTAAAATCGACATTATTAAACATCCCCGTGAGATAGATGGTAAAAGCACGGCTGTCCATGCAGCAATACTTGCACCAACAGATGTAAAGATTTACACATATCCGGATTTTCCagagatattaaataaagaagaa acTATATTAGTTTTTCCTTGCAAAGATAATACAAAGAATATAAGTGTTGAGGATCTTTTTTCAAGAAAAGTGGAAAAATGTGGTGCCTCAGTGGAAACACCTGAGACTGTATTTCCTATAAGAAGggcaatttttattgatagtaCATGGCAACAAACCAGATCGATATATAAGGACCAAAGACTGAGAG aattacgCTGTGTCGTATTAAAGTCGAGGATTTCTCAATTCTGGCGTCATCAAAAAAAAAGTCCAAGATGGTATTTGGCGACAATTGAAGCAATTCATCAGTTTCTAGTGGAATTACACACATGTGCTCTTGGAGTGGAtgaagattataataaatgtgatGCTTTGGTAACAAGTTACttagatagaaatataattaatagtgaTAATATAGAGATAATGCAGAAATACAATGGACAGTAtgataatcttttatatttttttaagtttatgtaTGATAAAATTCATTCTATGTACAATCACAACAAATTACAGGCTTATAAAAGACCACTTGCATAA
- the LOC105830527 gene encoding tRNA-uridine aminocarboxypropyltransferase 1 isoform X1 → MMEYIVENPTDELSELEKKQRMIDRAPFDGLRIKDTSTLELVQFRSTCDLCHKSRKFFCYTCYHPVIPSLYFPRVKLPIKIDIIKHPREIDGKSTAVHAAILAPTDVKIYTYPDFPEILNKEEVRRKTILVFPCKDNTKNISVEDLFSRKVEKCGASVETPETVFPIRRAIFIDSTWQQTRSIYKDQRLRELRCVVLKSRISQFWRHQKKSPRWYLATIEAIHQFLVELHTCALGVDEDYNKCDALVTSYLDRNIINSDNIEIMQKYNGQYDNLLYFFKFMYDKIHSMYNHNKLQAYKRPLA, encoded by the exons ATGATGGAGTACATCGTCGAAAATCCTACCGATGAACTGTCGGAGCTGGAGAAGAAACAGAGGATGATCGACAGAGCACCTTTTGATGGACTGAGAATTAAAGATACCAGTACTCTGGAGCTGGTCCAGTTTAGAAGTACATGTGACTTGTGTCACAAATCGCGGAAATTTTTCTGCTACACCTGCTACCACCCTGTCATCCCAAGCTTATATTTTCCACGAGTGAAG ctACCAATTAAAATCGACATTATTAAACATCCCCGTGAGATAGATGGTAAAAGCACGGCTGTCCATGCAGCAATACTTGCACCAACAGATGTAAAGATTTACACATATCCGGATTTTCCagagatattaaataaagaagaagTAAGAAGAAAA acTATATTAGTTTTTCCTTGCAAAGATAATACAAAGAATATAAGTGTTGAGGATCTTTTTTCAAGAAAAGTGGAAAAATGTGGTGCCTCAGTGGAAACACCTGAGACTGTATTTCCTATAAGAAGggcaatttttattgatagtaCATGGCAACAAACCAGATCGATATATAAGGACCAAAGACTGAGAG aattacgCTGTGTCGTATTAAAGTCGAGGATTTCTCAATTCTGGCGTCATCAAAAAAAAAGTCCAAGATGGTATTTGGCGACAATTGAAGCAATTCATCAGTTTCTAGTGGAATTACACACATGTGCTCTTGGAGTGGAtgaagattataataaatgtgatGCTTTGGTAACAAGTTACttagatagaaatataattaatagtgaTAATATAGAGATAATGCAGAAATACAATGGACAGTAtgataatcttttatatttttttaagtttatgtaTGATAAAATTCATTCTATGTACAATCACAACAAATTACAGGCTTATAAAAGACCACTTGCATAA
- the LOC105830528 gene encoding dentin sialophosphoprotein, giving the protein MPKVPIRKVKRVSVLTKRAQCLGKHYKERSYRPMYEKLKNNNSYLAKALSKEKQSSQALFSQNVQLIGEIQQLNRVCNTRDTVISNVLNNAKEILKMLVTMTGYMTNTISMCQELVASNTAVRLSSASAGRKESSNRLSTKSPAKGVVKPMVGGHTITKPTINLSRVNMESINNISRLSDIQEVTTPTRSPEMNETRSPIISLPSTPLRYENNRTCRLPERLTISSPRVNAADEQRLRRKRRSHHSKRLSVSFSRSRNRWSDEAASNTGQIDVIDTSIDIESQESNDGTSHELSDIINVVSESQISANDENETHTDASKKDPNVQINNKVSNKDFSRNVNVTENSRLSQNNTRAWEEEDPLEGPSWLFNNTLPTRDNEPEELESVNDSDVNNNTSQVVYDDSSVTESNEEASNLNESTSDTSPSEKDAPPVADRSESDSSYHEADGSIGELLPAATLSNRERSLDNEDSNVNDAMKFASFVTLRRGSEALEESVEDFTLMLRQPAQNMQFNIDNLRLPVLEESNVNNSTVNNESDTDVNATIPRVTNIPVASVSNRSINEFDYNHITIKLPLILINDHKRMSTPQKTKHSSKSVKKSNMKEQADSAENSSRTKGIIKSRNTRENSRDPSMAKVVLEKLNESHVKSRRSSNDIQTSTNNLMKDTSDDDDNRDSENGVYASSRPRRKKAPVNLKEPKLNKKLRRE; this is encoded by the exons atgccAAAAGTGCCGATTCGAAAAGTTAAGAGGGTCAGCGTACTGACCAAAAGGGCGCAGTGTTTGGGGAAACACTACAAGGAGCGATCCTACAGACCAA TGTACgagaaattgaaaaacaaCAACAGTTACTTGGCTAAGGCACTCTCGAAGGAAAAGCAAAGCAGTCAGGCACTGTTCTCGCAGAATGTACAGCTAATTGGGGAGATTCAACAGTTAAATCGTGTATGCAACACACGAGAT ACTGTAATTTCCAATGTACTGAATAatgcaaaagaaatattgaaaatgttgGTTACAATGACTGGATATATGACAAACACTATCTCCATGTGTCAAGAGCTTGTTGCTTCCAACACTGCTGTGAGACTTTCTTCTGCTTCAGCTGGAA GAAAAGAATCGTCCAACAGACTATCGACAAAATCACCAGCTAAAGGTGTGGTGAAACCTATGGTAGGGGGGCACACCATTACTAAGCctacaattaatttaagtcGGGTTAACATGGagagtattaataatatatcgaGATTGAGTGATATACAAGAAGTAACTACACCTACTAGAAGTCCAGAAATGAACGAAACTAGGTCACCAATCATTTCCTTGCCTTCCACACCTCTTAGATAT gaaAATAATCGTACATGCAGACTGCCCGAAAGACTGACAATTTCTTCACCCCGAGTTAATG CGGCAGATGAGCAAAgattaagaagaaaaaggcGAAGTCATCATTCAAAACGATTATCAGTATCTTTTTCGCGATCACGAAATAGATGGTCCGATGAAGCTGCGTCAAATACGGGACAAATTGAC GTAATTGACACTAGCATTGACATCGAGAGTCAGGAGAGTAATGATGGTACATCGCACGAGCTATCGGATATAATAAACGTAGTATCGGAATCGCAGATATCTGCTAATGATGAGAATGAAACTCACACGGACGCATCGAAGAAAGATCCTaacgtacaaataaataataaggtCTCCAACAAAGATTTTAGTCGGAATGTGAATGTAACAGAAAACTCGAGGCTGTCGCAAAATAATACCCGAGCTTGGGAGGAAGAAGATCCTCTGGAAGGTCCAAGTTGGCTGTTTAACAATACCTTGCCAACACGGGATAATGAGCCAGAAGAGCTTGAGTCTGTTAACGATTCCGATGTTAACAATAATACATCACAAGTAGTGTATGACGATTCGAGCGTTACAGAAAGCAATGAAGAGGCATCGAACTTAAATGAATCTACAAGTGATACATCACCGTCGGAGAAAGATGCACCGCCCGTTGCCGATCGTTCCGAGTCTGATTCTTCTTATCACGAAGCGGATGGTAGTATTGGTGAGTTACTTCCGGCAGCGACTTTATCCAATCGTGAAAGGAGTTTAGATAACGAAGACAGTAACGTAAATGATGCAATGAAATTTGCGAGCTTCGTAACGTTGAGGCGAGGTTCAGAAGCATTGGAAGAGTCGGTAGAAGACTTTACCTTGATGTTGCGTCAACCAGCACAAAATATGCAATTCAATATCGACAACTTGCGATTGCCCGTTTTGGAGGAATCCAATGTAAATAATTCTACTGTCAACAACGAAAGTGACACTGACGTAAACGCCACGATACCGAGAGTTACGAATATCCCGGTAGCATCTGTGTCGAATCGGAGCATAAACGAGTTTGACTATAACCACATCACAATAAAACTGccgttaattttaattaacgatCATAAGAGAATGTCGACACCGCAAAAGACAAAGCATTCCAGtaaaagtgttaaaaaatcGAATATGAAAGAGCAAGCGGATTCCGCGGAAAATTCTTCGAGAACTAAGGGTATAATAAAATCGCGAAACACTCGAGAGAATAGTCGAGATCCAAGTATGGCAAAAGTCGTTTTGGAGAAGCTCAATGAGTCTCATGTTAAGTCAAGAAGGTCATCTAATGATATCCAAACTTCAACTAATAATCTGAT GAAAGACACGTCCGATGATGACGATAATCGAGACTCGGAAAACGGCGTCTATGCTTCAAGTCGTCCTAGGCGAAAAAAGGCGCCAGTGAATTTGAAAGAacctaaattaaataa GAAATTGAGACGAGAGTAG
- the LOC105830524 gene encoding transcription factor AP-1, with protein sequence MVRSLTMEQTFYEDASVYNTMNGRDNTVVQLKRNLTLDLNGCQRQGPQAKRPRLGPLPPALNNVTPILSSPELNMLKLNSPELEKLIMTQPDGLVTSLSTPTTQILFPKAVTEAQELYARGFVDALNELHHSDSSQEPGSMHGATYTTLEPPGSVQSTESTMSSNPGTNLIHIKDEPQTVPSVSSTPPMSPIDMENQEKIKLERKRQRNRVAASKCRRRKLERISRLEEKVKMLKGENTELSGIVHKLKEHVCRLKEQVMDHVHAGCQIMTVSNQF encoded by the coding sequence ATGGTGCGCAGCCTGACGATGGAGCAGACGTTCTACGAGGACGCGAGCGTCTACAACACGATGAACGGCCGCGACAACACCGTGGTCCAGCTCAAACGGAACCTGACGCTCGACTTGAACGGCTGCCAGAGGCAGGGCCCACAGGCGAAGAGGCCGCGGCTCGGTCCCCTGCCGCCGGCCCTGAACAACGTCACGCCGATCCTCAGCTCACCGGAGCTCAACATGCTCAAGCTTAACTCGCCGGAGCTCGAGAAGCTGATCATGACGCAACCGGACGGCCTGGTAACCAGCCTGTCCACCCCGACCACCCAGATACTGTTCCCGAAGGCGGTCACCGAGGCCCAGGAGCTGTACGCGCGCGGCTTCGTCGACGCGCTCAATGAGCTCCATCACTCCGATAGCTCGCAGGAGCCCGGCAGCATGCACGGCGCCACGTACACGACCCTGGAGCCGCCCGGTAGCGTGCAGAGCACAGAGTCTACGATGAGCAGCAACCCCGGGACGAACCTGATACACATCAAGGACGAGCCGCAAACGGTGCCGAGCGTGTCGAGCACGCCGCCGATGTCGCCGATCGACATGGAGAACCAGGAGAAGATCAAGCTGGAGAGGAAGCGGCAGAGGAACCGCGTGGCCGCGTCCAAGTGCCGGCGGCGCAAGCTCGAGCGGATCTCCAGGCTCGAGGAGAAAGTCAAGATGCTCAAGGGCGAGAACACCGAGCTGAGCGGCATCGTGCACAAGCTCAAGGAGCACGTGTGCCGGCTCAAGGAGCAGGTCATGGACCACGTGCACGCCGGTTGTCAGATCATGACCGTCAGCAACCAGTTTTGA